The DNA segment GTTGCGAGCTTGATTGAAATGATTAATCAGCAAGACGCCGATCATTTCAAACACGCCAGCCAAGACTAGATAAAACCAGCTCATGAACGGCTCACCTCTTCCTTGTCCTCGCTAAGCAGCTTCAACCCGATCACGCCGATGAGCAGGAGCGCGATCAATACCAATTTCAAAAGATGAGCTTGCGCATCGAACAACAAGATATCGGCTACGACCGTTCCGGCTGTACCCAGGCCAACGAACACCGCGTATACGGTGCCTACTGGCAGGTAGCGAGACGCCCTGATCATCAAATAAAAGCTTATGACAATCGCAACTGCCGTTCCTGCCCATTCCCACAAGTGGCTAGCATGCTTTAGGCCAATGACCCAGCACACTTCGAATAAAGCTGCAATGATGACGGATATCCACGTTCTGTTCATGAATGCTGTCCTCCTTGGATGTTCCTCAGCAGATCTGTATAGTAACAAATAAGCCCGAGAAATAATCCTGCTTTTCGCAGGTATCTCCCAGGCTTTTATCCTTCCGTGTCACAGCTGCTCAAGCTGCGGGTTTTCTCTCGGACCAGACCAGCGGCACTTCCTGCGGAACCCTAGAAAACCTGTTGTTATTCTGTTGTACATTCCTGCCTAATGGCCATCTGCAGATAGATGCGCCTTCGCCTTCCGGTTTCGATAAATAATCTGCAAGCGGACGAAGAAGCCGACGGCCGCTCCGGTTAAGCCGATGGTGATGCCCACCCAGAAGCCGGCCGGACCAAGCTCAGTAAAGGCCGCAAGCAAGTAACCGGAAGGAATCCCCACTAGCCAATAGGCGACAAGGGCGATATAAAAGGCTACTGTGACATCCTTGTAGCCTCGCAGGACACCCTGCAGACTGGCTTGCAAAGCATCGGACAATTGGAAGATAATCGCAAAGATAAATAGCTGCGCCGCGACATGGATCACATCCGGATCAGAGCTGTAGAGGGAGGCAATGTCTTCTTTGAATATATACATACCCACAGCCCCCACAGCAACAAATCCAACGGCGCCAAGCACACCAATAAGGGAATATTGCTTGGCTGACTTGAATCGTTCACCGCCAATGGAGTAGCCCACTACAATCGTGATGGCCATCGAGATGCTCAACGGCACCATGAACAGCATGGCAGAAAAGTTCATCACGACCTGGTTGGCTGCAATGATAGTGGTTGCGAACATACTCCCGATTAATAAAGTAACGACGGAGAAGATGCTTGCTTCAAAAAAAATCGACATGCCAATGGGAATCCCGATGGACAGCTGCTCTTTCCAAGCCTGTACGGATGGCTTCACCCATTGAACGAATAGGCGATAGGCTTTCACCGATTCGACCTTGAAGGTCATGACCATGCTGACGATCAGAATGATCCAGAAGGTGATCCCTGTTGCATACCCCGCACCAATTCCACCTAACTTTGGCAGCCCGAAATGACCGAAAATTAAGCAATAGTTCAATAGAACATTAAAAGGCAACGCCAACACCGTAATCCACATCGTTATTCGCGTATAGCCTTGTCCGTCGAAGAAATTGCGAATGACATTCGAAAGAAACAAGGGGATAATGCCAATCGACAGCCCGACTAAATAATGAAAGGCAATATGCCTGACACTCGGATCAAGCTCCATCAGGTTCAGGATCGGGTTAAGGGCCAATCCTCCTATGCCTATAATGCCGATGCCAATAATAATGGCAAGGTACAGCGCTTGTGTGACCGTATTATGGATTTTATGACGCTCATTCGCTCCCATGAAATGGGCAATGATCGGTGTGATTGCCAGCATGACGCCGTTCATGCCCGTGAAGATAGGCACCCAGAGACTGGACCCGATCGCCACGCCGGCAAGGTCGTCTGTTCCCACTCGGCCGGACATCATGGTGTCAACCAGATTCATGGCCGATAAGCTGATTTGCGTAATCAGAATCGGCCATAGGATCGTCAGGAATAGGCGAATTTTCTCCCTTAGTGTATCTGCGTGATACATGAGTATCCTCCCTTAATTCTTGGAAGTGCCATCATGGTTGGAGATACCCATCCAAAAGACTTGCCAAGATGCATGTAATTTTCGTTCCGTGCGTGCCTCGTCCCCATATATCATTTCCACGCCAATCGCGTCTACTAAAGCTGAAAAAGCCGTTGTCGCTACAGCGGGATCCTGCTTCAATTCCTGTTGGTGCGAAGCGTGTTGAAACCGATCCAGGTACAGGCGGTCTACTTGATCCAAGTATCGATACAAATAAGCTATGACTTCCTCGTATAGATGACTGGGGGGAAGAAAGGCATTGCGCAGCCAAAACTTTAGTCGGTCGTCATGGTCAAACCGATGAATAAAGCTTTGCAGCGCGTCCCACAAAAACGCCTTGAGCGGTTTATCATAGTTGGATTGGAAATAAGCTCTTTCCCGATCCAGTTCAACTGCAAAGGTTTCTTCCAACACTTGCAAGAACAGATCGTCTTTCCCCTCGAAATGCGTATAGATCGATTGTTTTTTGATGCCTACCTGGCTGGCTATATCGGCAAGGGATGTGCCCTCATATCCGTTGGCGGCAAATAAATGAAGTGCCACTTCTTTGATGGATTGATGAGACATGCGCTCCTCCTTACGAACGGTCGTCAGTTACCACGATATAGTAGCAAACACGCGCAAGCCGTGTCAACGAGTTTTTCTGCCCAATTGTCTTCTTAGAAGTCAAAGGAGAGAAGAGGCCTCACTGGGGACGGCACAAAGGCATGAATAAACTGTCAATGAAGTCAGATACTAAGAATCGACAACAAACCATTGCACGATGGAGGGAGTTCATGACTTTTCAGAAACCTCAAGTGAAACCGACGAATATCGAATTAAGCTGTACGGAAATTGGGGGCCTCTGGGGCGTGTATATACAAGAAAGCATGACCAAGTGCTTCCTCACCTATTTCTTGCATCATCTGCAGGATGGGCAAATCGTCCCGTTGGCAGAAGAGGCTATGAGCATTACGCAAGACCGATTGGATAAAATAAAAGCGTTCTTCCTGGCCGAAAATTTCCCGGTACCCGCGGGGTTCTCCGACGCCGATATAAATTTGGCCGCCCCTCAGCTTTATCACGATACGTTCACCCTCAGTTTTATCTACATGATGAATCGGTTGGGCATGATTAACTTCGCTTTTACCGCATCCAATAACGTTCGTCTCGATGTGCTGGATTTTTTCAACGAATGTATCCATTCGTCTACTGAGATGTTCGGCAAGGCCGTTCGCCTGATGCTGGAGAAAGGGATCTATGATCGTCCGCCCAAAATGAACTACCCTGACAAGATCGAGTTCGTGGAAAAAACCTCGTTCCTCGACGGATTATTTGGCTCGAAGCGTCCGCTGAACGCGATTGAATTGTCCGAAATATTTTTCAATATTGAGCGGAACTACTTTTCCGTTATTGTGATGCTGGGATTCGCGCAAGTGATCGAAGATAAGAAAATAAAGGATTTGGTCATCCGGGGCAAAAAAATCAGCGAAGAACAAATCGAATTGTTTAACACTCTTCTGATGCAGGAGGATTTGCTCGGAACGGTAACCGTGAGCATGGAGGTTACGTCGTCGAATGTGTCTCCATTCTCAGACAAGCTAATCATGTCCATGATCCATATTCTGAACTCGGTAGACATCCTGCTGATTTCCCATGCCCTGTCTTTATCGATGCGGACTGATCTCGTGGCGCACTATACCAAAATCATAGCCGAGGTGATGGCGTATGCGAAGGATACATACGACATGGTGGTGGAGCGGAAATGGCTCGAACAGCCGCCGCTAACGACTAATCGAAAGCAGCTGATTGAGAACTAAGGGGAATACTTGAACGCGCATCGGCTGCTGACCCATAACGATGCAGTGGACATGGGCTGAAGCGACTTAGATTCCCGACGAATAGAGCGCTTTGTATGCCGAAGGTGTCATGTTATGTATTTTTTTGAACCACTTCGTAAAGTAGCTAGGATGTTGGAAGCCCGATTCTACAGCCGCTTCCAATACGCTGCATGTCCCAGATCGCAGCAAATTTGCTGCTCTGTTCACGCGTATGTAGTTCAGATATTCCATTGGTCTCATGCCGGTTTGGGTTTTGAAGAATCTGCAAAAATGCGATCGGCTTAATGAAATGACGGCTGCCAATTGATCCAATTCGATCTTTTCGCTGGAGTGCGTTTCCATAAAGTTCAAGACTTGCTTGATTAACGCCCGGGCTTCGGAACGCTGCCCGGTTGTCAGTGCCGTTCCTGTTTCGATCAAGCCATGCTCATATATATCTGAAAACAGCATGAGCAGCAACCCTTTTAACCCCAGCTCGTACCCGGCATGCTTGTGTTCGAATTTGTGCAGCATGTGTTTGATGCGTGATAGGAGTTGGACATGCGAGTTAGTGGAAAGGGATAAGTATGCCGGGAATTGTTCGTTATGGTTGATCAAGGAAGAGAGCGCAAGCTCGAAGGCTTGTTCCGGATGATTGGAAGTAATCCAGGAAAGCTTGAACACAATGGCGTAATAGGTGACTGCGGTTAATTGATGGTTATAGCCGCTGTGGAGTTCCCCGGGATGAACAATGAGCGCTTCTCCCGCTTGCAGAGGGAACTCTCTGTCTTCAATCCGAAAGACAGCATGTCCTTGATCCAAGAAAATAATTTCCATCTCATCATGCCAATGAATCGGCATGATTTGTTGTATGTTCTTATCGAGCGCAACCTTATAGATGTCGAATGGGAAGTCGGGTCGCCCGTGTCTCTTATTCTCGTAATAGCGAAATTCGTACAATACAACCACTTCCTTGTCGATCGTGGATTTCTATTGGGTGCTTATACTTACTATATCAAGCTAGAACACAAAAGGGGAGAGAAGTGGATCATAATATTGTGCTAATAATGAGCAATAATATCGAAGAATGATTCATATGAAGGTAATATAATTATACTATAACGAGCAAATAGGCAGATGATGAGAGGAATATACCAATCATGGAGTCAAGAAGGGATGATGGTACATTGAAGAAGCAAGGATTGAATCCGTATCTGCCATCATGGGAATATATCCCTGATGGAGAGCCGTATGTGTTTCACGATAGAGTGTATGTCTATGGCTCTCATGATCGATTTAACGGGCACGCTTTTTGCTTGAACGATTATGTGTGCTGGTCGGCACCGGTGGACAATCTGGGAGACTGGCGGTACGAGGGCGTCATTTACAGGAAAACCGATGATCCGCTTAATCCGGACGGAAGCATGTGTCTTTACGCGCCGGATGTCACTGTGGGTCCAGACGGGCGATATTATTTGTACTATGTTCTCGACAAGGTGCCCGTCGTATCCGTAGCGGTTTGCGATACGCCGGCAGGCAAATATGAATTCTACGGCTATGTTCACTATGCCGATGGCACGCGTCTGGGAGAGAAAGAGGGCGACCAGCCTCAGTTCGACCCGGGTGTAATGACAGAAGGCGAGACCACTTACCTGTATACCGGATTTTGTGCGATAGGGGATACATCAAGAACTGGCGCTATGGCTACTGTGCTTGGACCGGATATGCTCACGATTGTGGAGGAGCCAGTCATTGTTGCGCCGAGCGAACCTTACGGCAAGGGCAGCGGATTCGAGGGTCATGAGTTTTTTGAGGCGCCTTCGATTCGCAAGAGAGGCGATACATACTATCTCATCTATTCGTCGATCGCTATGCATGAATTGTGTTACGCCACGAGCTCATTCCCGACCCAAGGCTTTGAGTACCAAGGGGTTATTGTAAGCAATAACGATCTTCATATTGATTCCTATAAACCGGCTGACAAGCCTATGTATTACGGTGGCAATAATCATGGCAGCATCGTGGAGATCAGCGGGCAATGGTACATTTTTTATCACAGACAAACGAACGGAACTCATTATTGTCGACAAGGCTGCATGGAGCCTATTGCATTTCGGGCGGATGGCACGATTCCTCAAGTCGAGATGACGTCATGCGGGCCCAATGGGGGGCCGCTTGTTGGACGCGGTGAATATCCCGCGTATCTGGCGTGCAATTTGTTCTGTCAGGATGAAGAAATGTATACAGGCACATTCGGCGCGTGGATGGACGGCCGATTCCCGAAGATCACGCAGGATGGCAAAGACGGGGATGAAGAAGTCGGGTATATCGCGAATATGAGGGATACGGCCACGGCCGGATTCAAGTATTTCCAGTGCGATGGGATCAAGAGAGTCAAGATCAAGGTGCGCGGCTATTGCAAAGGCGCGTTTGAAGTGAAGGCTTCCTGGGACGGTCCGGCTCTCGGTACGATACCGGTTGACTTTACGAATATATGGAAAGAGTACGCAGCGGATATCGTTATCCCGGACGGCATTCAAGCCTTGTACTTCACGTATACGGGAACTGGCAATGCAAGTTTTGCTTCCTTTGAATTGGAGTAATCTCTTAGGGGAGCACCCTCTTTTCTTGTTGCTTCTTAAGCTGATAACTGTCCCGCTGCAGATCGATCTGCCGGGGCAGTTTTTCATATGTCCGGACGTACTCCAGAGTTCGTCAGGATATAAGATCAAGTCTCTGAAGGCTCCATATTCAACGGTTGTACATCAAATTCCCTCTGAAATAGATTTCCCCGTGGTCGAACAACACAGTTTCCTCATAGTATTTAACACTTTCCTAACATATTTCACTTCAGGCACATAATTGTTCTCTATCGATCACAATGCTTAACAGATAGAAAACAGACAAACAGCGGCCTCCTGTCGTACCATGACAACACAGACAGATTCAAGCTTGCAGAAACACTAGCGAAGGAGAATGGAATGGGCAGACGGTTCAAGTTATGGTGGAAGCTCGGTCTGGTCCTGGTGATTGCAGCGGGCGTGCTCTTCTATTGGCTGCGTCCGTTATTTGTGAAAATTGAAGGCACGACGATTGCAGACGGCATTCATGTGAAGTTCAGGACCAATGGTACGCAAGTGGAAGAGTATGCGGATCAAGCCTGGAAGCCCTACTTCGCCAAAGGGGTCAATATGGGGGCAGCCATCCCGGGACACTTTCCCGGCGAATTGGCCATTACGGAGGAGCAGTACGAGAGATGGTTCCGCATGATCCAGGAAATGGGGGCGAATGTCATTCGGGTCTATACGATCATGAAGCCCGAATTTTATGAAGCGCTGGTTAAGTACAATAGAGCGAATCAGCACAATCCATTGTATTTGATCCAGGGAGTTTGGAGTCCCGAGGAGGAGTTGATTGACAAGCAGGATGCCTACGATCCCGAGATCATGCAAGCCTTCGAGCAAGAGATTAGAGACGCGGTTGCGGCGGTATACGGGAAGACGACGCTTGCGCCCGAACCGCATTCGGGCAAAGCTGCCGGCGCTTACACCTATAATGCGGGACC comes from the Xylanibacillus composti genome and includes:
- a CDS encoding TetR/AcrR family transcriptional regulator, coding for MSHQSIKEVALHLFAANGYEGTSLADIASQVGIKKQSIYTHFEGKDDLFLQVLEETFAVELDRERAYFQSNYDKPLKAFLWDALQSFIHRFDHDDRLKFWLRNAFLPPSHLYEEVIAYLYRYLDQVDRLYLDRFQHASHQQELKQDPAVATTAFSALVDAIGVEMIYGDEARTERKLHASWQVFWMGISNHDGTSKN
- a CDS encoding DMT family transporter, whose translation is MNRTWISVIIAALFEVCWVIGLKHASHLWEWAGTAVAIVISFYLMIRASRYLPVGTVYAVFVGLGTAGTVVADILLFDAQAHLLKLVLIALLLIGVIGLKLLSEDKEEVSRS
- a CDS encoding AraC family transcriptional regulator — protein: MYEFRYYENKRHGRPDFPFDIYKVALDKNIQQIMPIHWHDEMEIIFLDQGHAVFRIEDREFPLQAGEALIVHPGELHSGYNHQLTAVTYYAIVFKLSWITSNHPEQAFELALSSLINHNEQFPAYLSLSTNSHVQLLSRIKHMLHKFEHKHAGYELGLKGLLLMLFSDIYEHGLIETGTALTTGQRSEARALIKQVLNFMETHSSEKIELDQLAAVISLSRSHFCRFFKTQTGMRPMEYLNYIRVNRAANLLRSGTCSVLEAAVESGFQHPSYFTKWFKKIHNMTPSAYKALYSSGI
- a CDS encoding MATE family efflux transporter, with product MYHADTLREKIRLFLTILWPILITQISLSAMNLVDTMMSGRVGTDDLAGVAIGSSLWVPIFTGMNGVMLAITPIIAHFMGANERHKIHNTVTQALYLAIIIGIGIIGIGGLALNPILNLMELDPSVRHIAFHYLVGLSIGIIPLFLSNVIRNFFDGQGYTRITMWITVLALPFNVLLNYCLIFGHFGLPKLGGIGAGYATGITFWIILIVSMVMTFKVESVKAYRLFVQWVKPSVQAWKEQLSIGIPIGMSIFFEASIFSVVTLLIGSMFATTIIAANQVVMNFSAMLFMVPLSISMAITIVVGYSIGGERFKSAKQYSLIGVLGAVGFVAVGAVGMYIFKEDIASLYSSDPDVIHVAAQLFIFAIIFQLSDALQASLQGVLRGYKDVTVAFYIALVAYWLVGIPSGYLLAAFTELGPAGFWVGITIGLTGAAVGFFVRLQIIYRNRKAKAHLSADGH
- a CDS encoding family 43 glycosylhydrolase, translating into MESRRDDGTLKKQGLNPYLPSWEYIPDGEPYVFHDRVYVYGSHDRFNGHAFCLNDYVCWSAPVDNLGDWRYEGVIYRKTDDPLNPDGSMCLYAPDVTVGPDGRYYLYYVLDKVPVVSVAVCDTPAGKYEFYGYVHYADGTRLGEKEGDQPQFDPGVMTEGETTYLYTGFCAIGDTSRTGAMATVLGPDMLTIVEEPVIVAPSEPYGKGSGFEGHEFFEAPSIRKRGDTYYLIYSSIAMHELCYATSSFPTQGFEYQGVIVSNNDLHIDSYKPADKPMYYGGNNHGSIVEISGQWYIFYHRQTNGTHYCRQGCMEPIAFRADGTIPQVEMTSCGPNGGPLVGRGEYPAYLACNLFCQDEEMYTGTFGAWMDGRFPKITQDGKDGDEEVGYIANMRDTATAGFKYFQCDGIKRVKIKVRGYCKGAFEVKASWDGPALGTIPVDFTNIWKEYAADIVIPDGIQALYFTYTGTGNASFASFELE
- a CDS encoding DUF3231 family protein; this translates as MTFQKPQVKPTNIELSCTEIGGLWGVYIQESMTKCFLTYFLHHLQDGQIVPLAEEAMSITQDRLDKIKAFFLAENFPVPAGFSDADINLAAPQLYHDTFTLSFIYMMNRLGMINFAFTASNNVRLDVLDFFNECIHSSTEMFGKAVRLMLEKGIYDRPPKMNYPDKIEFVEKTSFLDGLFGSKRPLNAIELSEIFFNIERNYFSVIVMLGFAQVIEDKKIKDLVIRGKKISEEQIELFNTLLMQEDLLGTVTVSMEVTSSNVSPFSDKLIMSMIHILNSVDILLISHALSLSMRTDLVAHYTKIIAEVMAYAKDTYDMVVERKWLEQPPLTTNRKQLIEN